TTCACAATTATCAATGAACAATGAACACTTAACAAGGGCCATTTACCATGTTAGCCTTCAATTTTAGCAAGATCTTCGCCGCCCGGGGCATCGTCAAACCCGTCCCCTACCTTATAGAGCAGGGCCTTTCCCCCAACTATGCCACCAAGGTGGCCAATTCGCGCTTCGTCCGGCTGGACCTGCCCAACCTGGAACGGCTCTGCATCATCCTCAACTGCACCCCCAACGATCTTTTGGAATGGACCCCCAGCGCCAAAAACAAGGCCAACCCCGATCATCCGTTGTACCCCCTCAAACGCGAAGAGGAAAA
The genomic region above belongs to Candidatus Edwardsbacteria bacterium and contains:
- a CDS encoding helix-turn-helix transcriptional regulator, producing MLAFNFSKIFAARGIVKPVPYLIEQGLSPNYATKVANSRFVRLDLPNLERLCIILNCTPNDLLEWTPSAKNKANPDHPLYPLKREEEKMIKLAQVINSLPIESLDEVQQAVESIKEKKKAASAS